ACGCCGTCAAAAGATTGACGACTGCCTTTTGTGGAAAGTTCAACATGTCCAGGCTACTTCGCGTGCGATCAACATATGCTTTGAGTTTTGCTATTATACTCATCGCTCTGTTGAGTCATCCCTTATCTCTCGCTGCGGAACCTTCCCCCGACTTTGACGGGAGTGGGATTGTCGATTTTCCCGACTTTTTGCTTTTTGTAGGGGCGTTTGGATCTCAGGAGGGGCAAAAGAAGTATGAGGTAAGATACGATCTAACTGGCGATGGCGCGATTGGATTTGACGATTTTCTGATCTTTGCCAGTAGCTTTGGCAAAGCGGTAAATCAGGTGCCGGTATTCTCCTTCGCGTCTCCTGTTATACGCTCAGTGGATGAGAACACCTCGGCAGACACGCCTATCGGCAAACCTATTTCTGCCACCGATGCCGATAATCACGTCCTCACATACAGCTTGAGAGGACCGGATGCGAGTGCCTTCACAATTATCCCAGACAACGGTCAACTTCTGACACGGGAAGGGGTCTCTTACGATTACGAAATCAGGCGCGTTTACTCGGTGATGGTGAACGTACGCGATGGTCATGGAGGCACCGACAGCATCGCGGTGAGGATCAGTGTCCGTTCCCCACAGACCTCGAGTACCTATCGACAATTTGTGGAGGCCAAAGAGAATGGAACAGAACCTATCCTACCCGATTTTTCCTACGCGGGCTATCACCACTTCAGCAAACCCGTTCCGAGTGAAGAGGATCTGAATCTCCAGCTTACCGAATACGATGTCACAAATCCAAAATATGGTGCCATCCCCAATGATGGACAGTCTGACCAGGCCGCCATTATGGCTGCTATTGCCGACGCAGAGGCCAATGACAATAACAAGGACACGGGGGGTGGCATTATCTCATTTCCAGCAGGTGAATTTCTCGTCAATACCGATGCGGATACAACTGCAGACGGTAAGTTCATACCCATCGTGATTCGCAACAGCAATATCGTTCTCAGAGGAAGCGGCAGCCGAGCCGGAGGCACAGTCATCCGGCAGGTGAATAGCATGTACGAAAACTACTCTGGTGGGGGTTGGCCTGCCATGTTTCGGTTCAGGTATAGGGGCAATCCGATGAAGAGCATCTCTGTCACAGAAAATGCTACCCGCGAAACCTTTTGGATCACAGTCGCAGATGCTTCCAAGTTTAAAGTGGGTGATTGGGTTACACTGAAGCTGGAAGACAAGGCGGCAGTCGCTGATTTTATGGGCGGGTTCACACCACGTTCCAATTGGGCAATTAGTGGTGAAAGGGGGGCTGTCGTGGATGAAAAGCACCGCATTGCTGAAATCCAAAACAACCGGATGCGCTTTCATGAGCCCCTGCACGCCAATGTCAACAGCAACTATAATTGGAAGGTACACGAATACAAGTTCCTTGAGGAAGTTGGCGTTGAAGACATCAGTTTTCATGGATCGTGGACAGGTGATTTTGTCCATCATAAGAATTATATTCACGATTATAGCTGGTATATGCTCCAATTCAGTGGCTG
This is a stretch of genomic DNA from Gemmatimonadota bacterium. It encodes these proteins:
- a CDS encoding DUF4955 domain-containing protein; translated protein: MSRLLRVRSTYALSFAIILIALLSHPLSLAAEPSPDFDGSGIVDFPDFLLFVGAFGSQEGQKKYEVRYDLTGDGAIGFDDFLIFASSFGKAVNQVPVFSFASPVIRSVDENTSADTPIGKPISATDADNHVLTYSLRGPDASAFTIIPDNGQLLTREGVSYDYEIRRVYSVMVNVRDGHGGTDSIAVRISVRSPQTSSTYRQFVEAKENGTEPILPDFSYAGYHHFSKPVPSEEDLNLQLTEYDVTNPKYGAIPNDGQSDQAAIMAAIADAEANDNNKDTGGGIISFPAGEFLVNTDADTTADGKFIPIVIRNSNIVLRGSGSRAGGTVIRQVNSMYENYSGGGWPAMFRFRYRGNPMKSISVTENATRETFWITVADASKFKVGDWVTLKLEDKAAVADFMGGFTPRSNWAISGERGAVVDEKHRIAEIQNNRMRFHEPLHANVNSNYNWKVHEYKFLEEVGVEDISFHGSWTGDFVHHKNYIHDYSWYMLQFSGCVNSWVRRVSFINTSIALGINGSAMSVYHVTLAGNKGHFAFLGSTDHSWIGLSEDLAGHQHGPNIQGPRSGNVYYRYDYPASLDFHAQKSGEPIATLFDRAKGGNLSGSSGVCSRNCPHHLGHFVAYNFHQGEGTPNYNFWNGTGRVVIKPIIIGLHGNPATIDENTVQLNESQGSAVAPESLFDAQLELRLGAIPDWLKALRTEWETIRNTSLPNFLPPDRTPPTLIGMRLETEEISAGSYTGELNLIYNEKLNPVTEVPSDAYAVSIQGVQGAITIEGVRSQRENYLANNKNTVTIDLSWTGQAGATFTAQDVMLTYTPPHHESDRDNKRVEDYGGIPAGNLTNYQATR